One Emys orbicularis isolate rEmyOrb1 chromosome 20, rEmyOrb1.hap1, whole genome shotgun sequence genomic window, AAGTATTTCCTGCGGCGGATGCGTTGGCCGGGTCCTGCCCGGCGGGGACCCACATGCTGTGGTCTGGTTCTCGACGCCACAGTGAGACTTTAACTGGTCAGGCCGTGCCGGGGTGGGCTCGCCAGTGGGACCCACTCTCCCCCGGTGCTCCAGCTCACGGCGCCCGTttgctccctctctctgcagcGACCACAAGGGAGCGTCCCAACTCGGCCATCTACCCCGCCGAGAGCTTCCGCCAGACCCTGCTGGGCTCCCGCCGGGGGCGGCCCGCCCTGTCCCTCTCCAAAAGCGTCTCCACCACCAACATCGCAGGGTAAGTGCCGGGGCGAGCGGGGTCTGGTGGGTGGATCACGGGACCAGGAATCAAGACTCCTGGGCTCTTTTCTCAGCTGTGAGcggggagtggggtttagtgatcagagcaagggggctgggaggtaggactcctgggttccattcccagctttgccactggcttTCCCCATCTGCCCGTCCCCTCCTAGTGCCTGGGTTCCCAGCTGTAGGAAATTGACTGTCTGGCTGGCGCGGCGCATGGCCAGGAGCTGCAGTGTTTTCGTTTCCTGTCCGGGGGGCTTTCTCTGACCCTGGATTCTCCCGCCGTCTCCCTCCAGGAACTTCAATGACGAGTCGCCCCTGGGTCTCCGGCGCATCCTATCCCAGTCCACCGACTCCCTCAACATGCGCAACCGGACGCTGTCGGTGGAGTCGCTGATCGACGAAGGTGCGAGCGCTCTGCCGGGCTCTAGGCGGGGCACTTCGGGGTGCCGCTCGAATCTGTCTCGGGTTGGGCAGTGACTAGAGACGGGCACCGCCTcactgttggtgggagagctgagGTGGCGGGCCTTGGCACTGCAGGGGCGGTGGGTTCTGGGCTATGCAACGGGGGGGTCATTGGCactggggcaaagggggcaactTCCCCCTGGACTTCTCATAGGCCCGTATGCTCcgcttcctccccgcccccctgccttCTTGGGGTATAATAGAACATAGCCTGTAATTCTGTCTGCTGGCACAATGCGTCACCTCCCCCCCAGTTCTGAAACGACACCCCGATGTGCTGGCGCCAGCAGGGCAGAGCCCGGTGCTGGGTGGGAGCATTGCCTTGCCCCGCTCTCCTGTTCTGTGCACACACGCCCCCCTCCTCGGGCCGGGCTCCCCCCTGACTGGCCATTCTCCCCCACCCTAGGGGCCGAAGTCATCTACAACCAGCTGATGAGCAACTTCGAGACGGATGAGCAGGACTTTGCGGCCGACTCCTGGAGCCTGGCGGTCGACAACAACTACCTGCAGCAGCACAAGAAGGAGGTGATGAAGCGCCAGGACGTCATCTACGGTGAGCCCTGGCCCCCTGCGCGCTGCTGGGACTCGGCTCCGCACCCCGCCCTGCCCGTTCCCGTCCCGGGAGCGCGGGGCTCCTCCCCATTCCCAGGCTCGGCAGCCCTGGTGGGTCAGGGCGTGGGCCTGGGACCCTTTATCTCTCTATCCTTGCTTGGGGAGGGGCCGAGCAGATGGCTGTGCGcaggctaggactcctgggttctatcctcacctccccctctccgtgcctcaaaGGCGAGCGGCCCGCAGGGGATAAAGCccccgtccctgcccccaggagctcacaATGCAGGGGCCTGATTCCCGCTTGCTTGCGACGTGGGCGCGAGACCCAGTCAAGCCGGGATGACGGTGATTTTAACCCCACTCTGGGCTCGGCTATGGGGCCAGGCGAGGATGGAGTCAGCCCCGTGGGTCGTTACAGAGCAGCTGATTCACTGGGGCGTCCCAGCGCCAGAACCAGGGAGCTGCGGGGTTGAGCACgccagtgcccagggctggagctgaggAACCAGGCtgcccagctgggggctgggTCGGAGTCTGGTCCTCTGTGGGCACGTAGCACTGCCTTGGggcgcctgcccctgcccctaggGGGCTGCCTTGGGGTTTCTGGCTCTGCCTCTCATCTCCCCGTCTCgcgcccctccccagagctgatCCAGACCGAGATGCATCACGTCCGCACCCTGAAGATCATGACCAACATGTTCCGCAAGGGGATGCTGGAGGACCTGCagatggagccggccctggtgcagaGCGTGTTCCCCTGCGTGGACGAGCTGAGCGAGATCCACGACCGCTTCCTCATGCAGCTGCTGGAGCGGCGCAAGGAGTCGCTGGCCGCTGACAGCAACAAGAACTTCGTCATCCACCGCCTGGGGGACGTCTTGATCCAGCAGGTGGTGTAGGCTGGGCGAAGGCTGGATGGGAGACACAGGGACATTGGAGCGGGGTGGgtgggtcagtagggggcgctctacCCTCTGAGTCAGTGCAGACCACAATGCCCCAgcatggcgctagggggcgctgtgctgcagggagcggggtgggggggctcagcagggggcgctctcccctctgtgTTAGTGGGGTGACCGCTGTGCTGTAGCACAACACTAGGGGGTGCAGTGCTGCAGGGAATGTGTGGGTTTCCGCCAGGGGGTGCTGACTGCACTTCCCCAGCAtgatgctagggggcgctgtgctgccaggcccagggcggggacccagcagggggcgctgtgctgcgatAATGAGCTCATGGCACAAGTCAGGGTGTTAACTCCACTAATTAACATTCTGCCTCCctagcaccccctccccccagcagttccctctgccgggggagggggggagagatcaGTGCACATTCCCAGCTGTTGGCGTCATTGTACTGTGCAAGCAGCAGCCGGGTCTCCTgccccccagaggtggctgcagttccgcggtgggggagggggaagcgggcCCTGCGTGTGCTGGTTCTCCCGGCTCTCTGGAGCAGCGCTCGGTGGCGATGCCtgatgatctctctctctctctctctctctcccccccgcagtTCTCCGGCCCCAGCGCCGAGCAGATGAAAAAGGCCTATACGGAGTTTTGCAGCCGGCACAACAAGGCTGTGAAGCTCTACAAGGAGCTGATCGCCCGGGACAAAAGGTTCCAGCAGTTCATACGGGTGAGTCCCTGCCCGGCCTCAATTCGGGGCTTGTTCCCGGGGGTTGGCCCCACCTTGGCGAGCCAGGCTCCTGGAGCACCCAGGGGCCTGGCAGAGGTGTGAGGCTGGCGTGACTCTGTCCTGGGGGGAGCTATTGACCGGAGCGGGCGCTGAGAGGggtcaggagatctggcttctgtTCTTGACTCTGCTGCTGACCATggccaagtcccttcccctctccgtgcctcagtttccccatctgtgtagAGGATCATGGAGCTTATCCTGTCTGTGGGGCAGTGTGCCATTGACTGAGCAGTGACTCGAGGCCGGGGAGCCCCTGGGCCGGGCTCTGAGCTGATGTCTGATCCTtgtccccatctcccctcccaacAGAGGCTGACCCGCTCCTCAGTGCTGCGCCGGCACGGGGTGCAGGAGTGCATCCTGCTGGTCACCCAGAGGATCACCAAGTACCCCGTCCTCATCGACCGCATCCTGCAGAACTCCAAAGGTGAAGGggctcctgggaggaggggctggggggattcAGGGGCTTGGGCCAAGCTGGGGGCATGGGGCACCCAGGGCAGGCatagaagggggctgcaggtcgggatcgAGGGAGatgcgcagagctggggctgtggggaaccCAGGCTGGGCATAGAAGGGGATTGAGGGAGATGCGCAGAGCTGGGGGCGTGGGGAACTCAGGGCGGGAATAGGGGATTGAGGGGCAGCAGCGTGGGGAACCCAGGGTGGGAATAGAAGTGGattgagggggctgcaggtcgggatcgAGGgacatgggcagagctgggggcgtgGGGAACCCAGGCCGGGCATAGAAGGGGATTGAGGGGGCTAAAGGTCGGGATCGAGggacacaggcagagctgggggcgtgGGGAGTGCCCTGCGTGCCCGTCTCAGCTACTGGGGAAGGAGCTGCCCTGACTCCTGGCGctgtcccctcccttccccagggaacGAGGTGGATCAGCAGGACCTGGGCACGGCCCTGACGCTGGTCAAGGACCTGATCTCGGCCATCGACCAGGAGGTGCACGAGTCCGAGAAGAACGCGCGGCTGCAGGAGATCTACGGGCGCGTGGACGGGCGGTCCAAGGCCCAGCTGGACTGGGAGGGCCACAGCGCCTCCTTCTGCAAAGACGAGTTGCTGCGCCGGAAGCTGGTGCACGACGGATGCCTGCTGTGGAAGACGGCGGCCGGGCGCTTCAAAGGTGCGGGCCGGGAGGGGGAGTCCCTGGGGGAACCTGGCAGAGGTTCAGGCCCCCGCCCCCAGGCACATCCACATGGGCTTGattttccccgcccccccccaaagcccagcCTGAAGCCACGCCGGGCACcagcctccgcctcctcccaggTGTGGCTGCTCCCCGGGGTGTCCCGTTCCTTCTGCTGCCAGCGGaggctccatccccctccctttgTGGCCTGGCTGAGGCGGAGTGAacctgccaggctgcagcagctgatCGGAGGTTCCCATCGCCCGCAGGCCCCTCACCTTGATGCCTTTGTGTCCTTCCTCTTGCTCACAGATGTCCTGGTGCTGCTGATGACCGACGTCCTCATTTTGCTCCAGGAGAAGGACCAGAAATTCACCTTCCCTGCCCTGGTGAGCTGCCTCTGGTCCCTCCGGCTTCTCATCCTCTGCCACAGGGCCGGCCAGAAACAGCTGGGCCTCCTGGCAAAAGGGCTGGCttagctggggctcagggcacacGGctaggtgtcaggactcctgggtcccatctTACCGCAGGAGAGCCCCTTGCCggagctctctgcctcagtttcccccagctgTAAACAAACCTGATGTGATCCTGACCCGCTCCCGCCAGGGGCCGTTGGGAGGGTGAATTCGTTGGCATTGGGAGCATCTCCAGTGGTAGGCGCGGTGTGAGCGAAGCGTTGTGACCCAGCCTGGCTCGTAGCCCGGTGGTCTCTGCGTCTGCTCCGTTGCTCTCTGGGTCGCTCTTTTGCGGCTATCGCTGTTGTTTATATGGCAGTGGAGAGGGGCCCATTGCACCGACCCAGCgagagtcagtccctgccccaaagctaCATGGAAAAGGcaaaggctgggaggggaaactgaggcacggcgggGGTAGCGATTTGCCACCCAGcgggtcagcagcagagctgggaacagtcGATGTCTGGAGTCCCATCCGGTGCCTGACCCAATAAACGGGTTGCTCTGGTAGATCTGCTGCGCCCGGCTTAGTAACCCGCGGCTCTGGCTGCCCTGCAGTCCGGGCAGACAGACCTGCCCGAGCTTTACCTGCAGTAGCCTGGTGAAGACCAGCTGTGCCACCGGGACCCTGGGCACCTGCTCGCGTCGCCCCGGCTCCTGCGTCGTCTTAGCTTGCCCGTGTGCGTTGCCCCTCGGACGGTGCCAGCGTTACGGTAGTGTCccggagccccagtcctggaccggGGCCCCCATTGGGCCAGGACACAACAGAGTGCCCCAGAGTTTCCCATCTAAGTATGACAAGAGACAGCCGGTGGAGATGAACAGACGGGTGGGCTAGGAGATAAGGACTCTGCCAGTCCTCGCAGTCCTCTCTCTTCGTGAACCCCTGGGATCCCCCCCATTCCCCTTCACCCCCCCTAATgggctgccacaccccctcccgcaggACAAGCCGGCGGTGATCTCCCTGCAGAACCTGATCGTCCGGGACATCGCCAACCAGGAGAAGGGCATGTTCCTGATCAGCGGCACCCCGCCGGAGATGTACGAGGTCCACGCCGCCTCCCGCGACGACCGCAACACCTGGATGAAGATCATCCAGCAAACCGTCCGCCTGTGAGTGCCCCCGCCCCGTGGGACGGGGAGAGGGAGGGACTCGTCTGCCTCCGGTCTGGCACGGGCAGGATAAAAGCTTTACTACAGCTGCCGGCAAAGGGAGCCGCTTCTCCAGCTCGAGCGTcagaagctggggcttttagCACTGAAAGTTCCAGGTTCTGGTTCCGCTGTTGGCCCAAGTGGGGACGCCCCGGGTGGGGCTTATGttctgggggagcctccctgcactggggaagggggtgagcagtgtgggaggggaagggaggtgtCAAaggtatggggtggggggtgcttgGGACCTCTGGGAGGTTATAGGGGAGCGGATAAGCTATCAAACTGGTACTGGGTGGCCAGGGGGTGACCAACGTGAGCAGCCAGTGGAGGGGTGAAGATGGCAtcagagggaagggggcagggggggaggggcaaccaTCCACGTGGGCTGGGTGCCTATGGAGGGGGCATTGCTGGGGTGGATCTGTGGAGCATCTGGCTGGGcggacagagccagctctgatTCCCTGCTCTCAGGGAGAGGGCTGCGAGCTGGACCGGGCACGAAGGGCGTCTGTCCCTGGTGGCCCAGGGGGGAGAGCGACAGTGACCTCCCccaggggcgggggtggagctcaggccctcagcgTCCGGGTGGTGCTTTGGGATCCGCAGTCGGGGGAAGGAGCTGTGGGGTCtggggatttctagcctgtggcTCCAGCCCCTGACGCGGCCGATCTGCTCTAGGTGCCCCAGTCGCCAGGATTTCCCCCTGATCGAGACTGAGAGCGAGGCCACCCTGCGCAAGCTGAAAGGTAGGGGGTCGCCCTGCCCCCGCAGTGACtaccccacctccccctccccgtgTGTCCCCGGCAGTCACTGGCCCTTGTGTCCCCTCCCAGCAGTCCCTGCCAGTGAGCCCTGGCCCAGCAGTAACCTcgacccccaccccctggcccaggctgccctgccagcccccgTCATTCATCCCCCTCCCTTCCCGTCTCCCCCAGACCAGATGGCGCAGCGGGACCGGGAGATCACggagctgctggaggagaaggTGGAGCTGTTTGCGGAAATGCTCAGCCTGCGGAGCGGCTGCGAGGACCCCCCAGCCTGCCCGACCCCCCGCACCCTCTTCCGGGCCGAGTCTTTGGACGGGCCCCGCGGAGAGAAGCTGCTCCGCAAAGCCATCCGCGAAGGTACCCGATGCCACGGGACTAAACACCCCCCGCTCTCAAAGTGCCCTCCCTCCTGCAGGGCCTGCCTGCCGGATCTCCTGCCATAGCAGATCAGACCCcgggcccatctagcccggtatctgGTCTCACACATtgacagcaccagctgcttccgAGCAAGGGGCAAGGGCTCCCTCTAGTGGACAGTTGTGGGATAACTTGCCCCCCAATGGGTCTCCTCCAAACCTCTAATAAGGATGAGTTTTAAGGTCCAAAGCAGGCAGATTTCCACTTCCCAGTGTTCATCTCTTGTTAGGGGGAGAACAGCCAGTGCTAAGAGGGAGAGACTGGCCAAAACTTGCAGTCTGcatagaccagacagacacagggtgggaaaGAGGCGTTTGTATTAATtccccattttacggatggggaaactgaggcacggagcccGGCAGTGACACGCCCACGGTCACGCAGGgaatcagtgacagagctgggaattgaacccaggtgtcctgagtcccggTTTAGTGCCCATCCTTTctctgtaccccccccccccccagccccattgctAGCAGACCCCAGGGCTGCAGAAGGATTCACGGTACAGAAAGATAGGGAATATCAGTGTCTTGCCGGCACTAGTTCACCAGGTATTTCTCCCCCAGTGGAGTGTTTGAAGGATCTTTTCGTGGGAGCCGTGAGGGACCGAGACCAGAACCACCCTGCTGATCCCGACGGCGGCTCCGGCACCGGCTCCGACACCCCGAGTACGAGCTGAGACCTCCCTTCtgattcctcccctccctgttGGGGGCGCCGCAGGGCGCAGTCTCGCTGCAGGGCCCGACGCTGCCCGCGTAGACCCCGGAGCTGATCAGTGTTTTCTATTTGTGCCAGCTCCTTTTCTACTGGGTGTATCTTGCAAGATAGGAGAGGCCTGTAGAGAGAGGGACGGGAATGATTCACGGGGCTGGGAAAACCTGCTTTGCAGTGAGACGCTTCAGGAGCTTCCCCTGCTCTTTGGAGGAAGCAAAATAGATGGAGGGCGACTGGGTCCTATCCCAGGACCACCTCCAGGGGGAGGCGAtttgtgaggggggaggggtgtctaaCCCAGCGACCGAAGGCAGAATGAGAGCCGATGggtgggagctgaaggcagaccTAGCTAGGAATGAAGTGCAGATTTTTAAGTGCGGGTTGTTAACCATTGGAACTCCATGCCTAGGGACATGGGGGATTCTACACCCCTGGGACCGTGGCTACGCTAGAAAGGCTCGTCAGTATAGCTGTGCTGGAGAGCTCCACTGGCCAACTCTCCTAGTGGGGGTGCAGCAAAAAGCGTACCCCAGTTCCCCGGACGGGCTTTTTGTACTGTAGTAACTGTGTCTACACATGGGTCTGTTGCTGGCTCCGCTCTGGGTCGGGGATCGCACCTGGGACCGACAGCTCGGCCAGCAAAACCTgcagtagacaaggccttaggcttTACATCTCTTCCTGAAAGTGCCTCTCCAGCCCCGCCAGACGCAGCCGTCGCTGGGTGAGGTTCTCgggtatgcaggaggtcagattggctggtcacaatggtcccttcgggCCTTGGAGCCTTTGACCCCTACGGAGGTGCTACCCTGCACAAGCCACTAAAATTAGATGTCGCAAGGGCCGGGCGCCTCCTGCGTCGGTGACCCGCAGGCGGATTTCGGCCCTGGAAGGGGCTAGCGCGGCCTGTCTCATCTGCTCATTCTTCCCTCCGCAGACGGCGAGACCAGCAGCCTCAACGGCTCCCTGGAGTTCTGCAGGGCCGACTCCGACCAGCGGGTAAGTCCCTTTCTGCCCCGGCAGGGAGCCAGTCCCAGTGGGGATGCCACGGCGGGGTCTGACAGCCAGCGCCGGGGGAAGCCAGGTTCCATTCCTGGTGCTGCCTGAGCCACGTGGccctgctgtgcctcagtttccccatctgtaaaacagggatggcAAGCTCCCTCCTGGGAAACGTGTGCGGCGGGGGGGCTGTTATGCTCAGCTTAGGCCTGTCTGTAGAGCCTTGGCTGGCACATTACTGTCACTGCCTCCATCCACACTGAcacaccagggactgaaccgGCGACCTCCAGGCCTAAAAGcaggagctgctacagcttgagctacagAGCCAGCCCCCCTGGCTTGTGCTGTAACAGATTTGTCACATGGGGGGCCTGTAATACACACACTTTAGGGATACCGGCTGGCTATGGGGGGCTTCACATGGCTAATCTCTGCCTTCTCTCTCTGTAGGATGGGAATGGTAACCAGCTGCAGCAGAAGGTACCCCATGAGGTAGGGGGGCTGGCGGcctctggatgggggtgggatttATACAGCTGGAGGGAAGGGGTCGATAGGAGAGCggagtcctggctctgccccctgtGCTGAGTGTGGGGAttaggaggcagtgtggccttgtggctagagccctgggctgggagccctgggttctattcccaactctgccagtaGCCTGCTGGGCCAGTCACTtgccctctctgtacctcagtttccccatctgtagaatggggataatgatactgagctCCTTTCTAAAGCCCCTTGAGATCTATGGCTAGAAAGAGCTGTTGATTTATTATTTACATGGATTTATTGCTCTCTTCCCTCCCAGGAGGTGATTCACCGGCTTGTGGCACTCTACGCCCTCCTCCATGGCCTGCAGGTCTGTACCATCaaacctccctcccatcccacgTGCCCCCTGGCTGGGGGAACCCCGAGCTTTGCTCCCCACCAGCTGTAGAGCAAGGTTTCGGTTCCCCTTGGTGGGTACGGTGGGATCCGTCCTGGTGTGGAGCTGAGGCATGTCCCTATGGGTGGGGGTGAGGTTCCCCTGTTGCTGCCTAGGGTTTGTCATTGGGGCGGAGGGAGTCACAGAGCGTTGATGTAGTATGGAGGGACGGGGTAGGGtgacccctggggcagggggtgaggtggAGGGAGAATCctggggagagggctctgagaTGGGGGTAGGAAGGAGGAGAATccctgtggggaggggcacagagctggggttggggtggggggcatggagCCCATGCAAACAGGGAGGCATTCCTGGGCCAAGGGTTGCAGAGCTCGGCGCAGGGGATGGGGTAGCAGAAGTCCACAGCGGGGAGGAGGCCCAGAGCCCAGGtgaagggggctggagggaggggcacGGGGCTTGGGGACAGGGGCACAGCTGCCCCTGGGGGGCAGAGTACAGGGCTGCCACCGGTACGAAATGAGCGCTAGAGACAAGCGTTTGGTGGCCGGGGAGTTGCTAGAGCCGGGATCCCAGCCTAGGGatcgcccctgctctgcctggggCCTGTATGTCCGGCTGAGTGTGGGGCCGTGACAGCCCTGGTgacgccctctcccctccccaggccgCTGTGGTTCAGCAGGACTCCATCCTGGAGCTGCACCTCTACGACGGGGGCGGCCGGCAGGAGAAGCTGTCACGCGCCAACTCCCGCAAGGGGGCGCCGGGGGACGCGGC contains:
- the ARHGEF2 gene encoding rho guanine nucleotide exchange factor 2; its protein translation is MNSPEQCQGVCDGAPCRARGQKRRCMSAVEQGSCPGGDPEANWEMEEEEEDRFLGVPLRRSCMSRASFRGRDSYRRHSWEPGKKLQSDPDYDQMSVSLKGLAPEELDSAAGQLDGFSRHRRDPRRAPIIRSNDELESLLSQDEEEEEDLERAQEDARSLQAYRTGQNPASSALSKCISLSGIDRFPDADEISLFASGMDLANGFNAGSCGQLDAAGEAGDQENQRREGSPLGRTLSFFMKMTGKSKNKEKEKMKEGKEKDARYTNGHLFTTITVSGMTMCFACNKSITAKEALICPTCNVAIHNRCKDTLPNCTKVKQKQQKAAALKNNSALQSVSLRNKTTTRERPNSAIYPAESFRQTLLGSRRGRPALSLSKSVSTTNIAGNFNDESPLGLRRILSQSTDSLNMRNRTLSVESLIDEGAEVIYNQLMSNFETDEQDFAADSWSLAVDNNYLQQHKKEVMKRQDVIYELIQTEMHHVRTLKIMTNMFRKGMLEDLQMEPALVQSVFPCVDELSEIHDRFLMQLLERRKESLAADSNKNFVIHRLGDVLIQQFSGPSAEQMKKAYTEFCSRHNKAVKLYKELIARDKRFQQFIRRLTRSSVLRRHGVQECILLVTQRITKYPVLIDRILQNSKGNEVDQQDLGTALTLVKDLISAIDQEVHESEKNARLQEIYGRVDGRSKAQLDWEGHSASFCKDELLRRKLVHDGCLLWKTAAGRFKDVLVLLMTDVLILLQEKDQKFTFPALDKPAVISLQNLIVRDIANQEKGMFLISGTPPEMYEVHAASRDDRNTWMKIIQQTVRLCPSRQDFPLIETESEATLRKLKDQMAQRDREITELLEEKVELFAEMLSLRSGCEDPPACPTPRTLFRAESLDGPRGEKLLRKAIREVECLKDLFVGAVRDRDQNHPADPDGGSGTGSDTPNGETSSLNGSLEFCRADSDQRDGNGNQLQQKVPHEEVIHRLVALYALLHGLQAAVVQQDSILELHLYDGGGRQEKLSRANSRKGAPGDAAVAKGPEKQATELALLQRQHTLLQEELSRCRQLCQEKVQEAGALEARLRESEQERARLEREAEEARRQVAAGAAEAVWVRKGAEPRRRSLPAGDALYLSFTPPQQSRGSNHGNLLPSDCALGDGPAQLQEGDEDFEALSEDEGVASHPSPPPSPRDFSRMQDIPEEVESSQEVKDGEGGSLDS